AACGCGCAACTGACTTCGCAGCTGGCGCAGATGAGCACCGTCAGCGGTATTGAAAACCTGAACAGCACGCTGACCTCTCTGGTAGCGCAAACCGGCGCCAGCCAGACTCTGCAAGCCGCCTCGCTGATCGGCCATACAGTACTGACGCCTGGCAGCAGCGTAACGGCCAAGAGCGGTACGAACACTTCCTTTGGGCTTGACATGCAAGGCGCCGCGGACACAGTCAAGGTAACCATTACCGATTCCGCCGGAAATACCGTGCGCACCATTGATGTCGGCGCACTGCCGCAGGGCACCAAGACTTTGACGTGGGACGGCAAGAACGATACCGGTTCCGCAATGCCGGATGGCGCCTACAAGATCAGCGTGGCGGCATCCGTCAATGGCGGCGCAGTAGCGGCCAACACGCTGACGTATTCGCAGGTGGCGAGTGTGGCGCAGACAGCGAACGGCGTCACCTTGAATCTGGGTGCAGCTGGTACGGCGGCGTTGAGCGACGTTAAACAGTTTTTATAAATTCGCAGTTTCTACAAATTCGGCTGATTTCCCTCTTGTTTGCCGTCATGCAGGCAAGAGCAGATCGCCACTGCTAGATTTCCAAAGGAGAGCATCATGGGTTTTCAACAAGGCGTAAGCGGATTGAACGCAAGTTCCAGCAATCTCGATGTGATCGGCAATAACGTTGCCAACTCGGGCACGGTCGGTTTCAAGGCCGGCAGCGTATTGTTTGCAGACGTGTATGCCGGATCGCGAGTCGGCCTCGGTACCCAGGTGGCAGGCGTGTCGCAAAACTTTACCCAAGGCGCAGTGCAAACCAGCTCTCGCGCGTTGGATGTGGCAATCACCAACGGCGATGGCTTTTTCCGCTTGGCTAGCCCATCGGGCGAGGTATCGTATTCGCGCAATGGGCAGTTCACCGTCGACAAGGACAATTTCATCATCAATTCCGGCGGCCTGCGCCTGACCGGTTATC
This DNA window, taken from Collimonas arenae, encodes the following:
- the flgD gene encoding flagellar hook assembly protein FlgD codes for the protein MAVSGVSSTDNSAANALAGAASSSSDQEQRFLKLLVTQLNNQDPLNPMDNAQLTSQLAQMSTVSGIENLNSTLTSLVAQTGASQTLQAASLIGHTVLTPGSSVTAKSGTNTSFGLDMQGAADTVKVTITDSAGNTVRTIDVGALPQGTKTLTWDGKNDTGSAMPDGAYKISVAASVNGGAVAANTLTYSQVASVAQTANGVTLNLGAAGTAALSDVKQFL